Proteins encoded in a region of the Mariprofundus ferrinatatus genome:
- the gloB gene encoding hydroxyacylglutathione hydrolase: MWSYQHSNFTVHQFAALKDNYIYLIDAHNSGALIAVDPAEAVSISRFCKAHDRTLTHIINTHHHWDHTDGNKALKQKFGCKVIGPANDAHRIPAIDIAVSEKSPPRIAGLEITVLQLPGHTSGHIAYVIDDALFCGDVLFGAGCGRVFEGTRTEMWNSLTRLAELAGETRIYCAHEYTLANLEFAQTVDPSNGLLVERTVRTKQLRADHQPTIPSTIADEISTNPFLRPLNAEFCRYYASLRGVDANPEKVFTDIRDRKDRF, encoded by the coding sequence ATGTGGTCATACCAACATAGTAATTTCACAGTCCATCAGTTTGCCGCACTGAAGGATAACTATATCTATCTGATTGATGCACACAATTCCGGTGCGCTTATCGCAGTGGATCCGGCAGAGGCCGTAAGCATCTCCCGGTTCTGCAAAGCGCATGACCGGACGCTGACTCACATTATCAACACCCATCATCACTGGGATCACACCGATGGCAACAAGGCGTTGAAACAGAAGTTCGGTTGCAAGGTGATCGGGCCTGCAAATGATGCGCATCGCATTCCGGCCATCGATATTGCAGTTTCAGAAAAGTCCCCTCCCCGCATTGCCGGTCTGGAGATCACGGTTCTTCAACTGCCCGGGCACACCAGTGGCCACATCGCTTATGTGATAGACGATGCCCTATTCTGCGGTGATGTGCTGTTCGGTGCGGGCTGCGGAAGAGTTTTCGAAGGTACCAGAACAGAGATGTGGAACAGTTTAACCCGGCTGGCAGAACTGGCCGGGGAAACCCGAATCTACTGCGCTCATGAATATACCCTTGCCAATCTTGAGTTTGCACAAACAGTGGATCCCAGCAATGGCTTACTGGTCGAACGCACTGTTCGCACTAAACAGTTGAGGGCAGATCACCAGCCAACCATTCCCTCCACCATCGCCGATGAGATCAGCACCAACCCTTTTCTCAGGCCATTAAATGCTGAATTCTGTCGTTATTACGCCAGCTTAAGAGGCGTTGATGCAAACCCCGAAAAGGTGTTTACAGATATCCGGGATAGAAAAGACCGTTTTTAG
- a CDS encoding PilZ domain-containing protein, which translates to MDAVDNDIIDKISDIADQLPKEQRRQLLDLISTWQTNTRYAPREAYYEMLTFTSNRGKHSGHARDVSTTGLFIETTESFEVGDRVNLELTFISAPNPLRLKGAVVRKTENGIGVRFDMRSKSHVREMESIVAKMRLIFRGG; encoded by the coding sequence ATGGACGCCGTAGACAACGACATTATCGATAAAATTAGTGATATCGCCGATCAGTTGCCAAAAGAGCAGCGCCGGCAGCTTCTCGATCTGATCTCCACCTGGCAGACCAATACGCGCTATGCCCCGCGTGAGGCTTATTATGAGATGCTCACCTTCACCTCGAATCGAGGCAAGCACTCCGGACATGCCCGAGATGTCAGCACTACCGGGCTATTCATTGAGACCACAGAGAGCTTCGAGGTTGGCGACAGGGTTAATCTCGAACTTACATTTATTTCAGCCCCCAACCCTCTCCGTTTAAAGGGGGCCGTTGTGCGCAAGACAGAAAATGGAATAGGTGTGCGTTTCGACATGAGAAGCAAGTCGCATGTGAGAGAGATGGAGTCGATCGTTGCCAAGATGAGGCTTATCTTCAGAGGGGGCTAG
- the hslV gene encoding ATP-dependent protease subunit HslV has product MSSIKMRGTTICCIRKNGEVAIGGDGQVTLGDTVVKHGGRKVRTIRDGAILTGFAGSTADAMNLFERFEAKLDEHGGSLMRAAVSLAKEWRTDKYLRQLEAMMIVADIDNTLLISGNGDVLEPDDGVAAIGSGGAYAKAAATALVNHSDLSAREAISEAMNIAANICIYTNSNITIESINKEPKQ; this is encoded by the coding sequence ATGAGCTCGATTAAAATGCGTGGAACCACGATCTGCTGTATCCGGAAAAATGGAGAAGTCGCCATTGGCGGCGATGGCCAGGTCACGTTAGGCGACACCGTCGTTAAGCATGGTGGACGCAAGGTTCGCACGATTAGAGATGGCGCTATTCTCACCGGTTTTGCCGGTTCCACCGCCGATGCCATGAATCTGTTTGAACGTTTTGAGGCCAAACTCGATGAGCATGGCGGCTCATTGATGCGTGCTGCCGTCTCTCTTGCAAAAGAGTGGCGTACCGACAAATACCTGCGCCAGCTCGAGGCGATGATGATTGTCGCCGATATCGACAACACACTGCTGATCTCAGGCAACGGTGATGTGCTCGAACCGGACGATGGTGTGGCTGCGATCGGTTCCGGTGGCGCCTATGCCAAGGCTGCAGCCACGGCGCTGGTCAACCATAGTGATCTCTCTGCCAGAGAGGCGATCAGCGAGGCAATGAACATTGCCGCCAATATCTGCATCTACACCAACAGCAATATCACCATTGAATCGATTAACAAGGAGCCGAAGCAGTGA
- the hslU gene encoding ATP-dependent protease ATPase subunit HslU, with the protein MTPREIISELDRYIVGQDDAKRAVAIALRNRWRRQQVPSPMREEITPKNILMIGPTGVGKTEIARRLARLANAPFIKVEATKFTEVGYVGRDVETIIRDLVDTAIKIVREEHLKRVQTKAEKMAEDRLLDILIPHPVAPNGPHSSEPNAVSNDSREKMRHKLRLGELDKRQVEIDVEQQQEAPMMQLFSGQGTEAMDLKDMLSGMMGGQKKSKRMNVADALKVIQQQEADRLLDMDSIKEEAILRAENDGIVFLDEMDKITHRSGAGASGGEVSREGVQRDLLPLVEGTTVNTRYGHLKTDHILFIASGAFHLAKPSDLIPELQGRFPIRVNLGALGEEEFRRILVEPEASLTRQYAALLDAENVSIKFSDNGISEIARIAVHVNETTENIGARRLHTLLERVLENISFEASDRGGSTIEVDADYVRREVGEISADEDLSRYIL; encoded by the coding sequence ATGACCCCGCGTGAAATTATTTCCGAACTGGATCGCTATATCGTTGGCCAGGATGATGCTAAGCGTGCAGTGGCCATCGCCCTGCGCAACCGCTGGCGTCGTCAGCAGGTCCCCTCACCTATGCGTGAAGAGATTACACCCAAGAACATCCTGATGATCGGCCCCACAGGTGTCGGCAAGACCGAGATTGCCCGCAGACTGGCACGACTTGCCAATGCCCCCTTCATCAAGGTGGAGGCGACCAAATTTACAGAAGTCGGGTATGTTGGCCGGGATGTCGAGACGATCATCCGCGATCTGGTGGATACCGCCATCAAGATCGTACGCGAAGAGCATCTGAAGCGGGTGCAAACCAAAGCCGAGAAGATGGCCGAGGATCGTCTGCTCGATATCCTTATTCCGCATCCTGTTGCACCGAACGGTCCGCACAGCAGCGAACCGAATGCAGTAAGCAATGATTCTCGCGAGAAGATGCGCCACAAGCTTCGCCTGGGCGAGCTCGACAAGCGTCAGGTTGAGATTGATGTGGAGCAACAGCAGGAAGCGCCAATGATGCAGCTCTTCTCCGGCCAGGGCACCGAAGCAATGGATCTCAAGGATATGCTGAGTGGCATGATGGGCGGCCAGAAAAAAAGCAAACGCATGAATGTCGCAGATGCGCTGAAAGTCATCCAGCAACAGGAGGCCGATCGCCTTCTCGATATGGATAGCATCAAGGAGGAGGCGATTCTTCGCGCCGAAAACGATGGCATTGTATTCCTCGATGAGATGGACAAAATCACCCACCGCAGCGGGGCTGGCGCCTCTGGTGGTGAGGTTTCCCGTGAAGGGGTACAGCGCGACCTTCTACCACTGGTAGAGGGGACAACGGTGAATACCCGTTACGGACACCTCAAAACCGATCACATTCTCTTTATTGCTTCCGGCGCATTTCATCTGGCCAAACCATCGGATCTGATTCCTGAGCTGCAGGGGCGCTTCCCGATCCGCGTTAACCTCGGAGCACTCGGCGAGGAGGAGTTCCGCCGCATTCTGGTTGAGCCCGAGGCTTCGCTGACGCGCCAGTATGCCGCCCTGCTTGATGCCGAGAATGTCAGCATCAAATTTTCCGATAATGGCATCTCGGAGATTGCACGCATTGCGGTGCATGTGAACGAAACAACCGAAAATATCGGCGCCCGTCGCCTGCATACGCTGCTGGAGCGTGTGCTGGAAAACATCAGTTTTGAAGCATCGGACAGGGGCGGCAGCACCATTGAGGTGGATGCGGATTATGTGCGCAGGGAGGTCGGCGAAATCAGTGCCGATGAGGATCTGTCGCGTTATATTTTATAA
- the rnhB gene encoding ribonuclease HII, producing MGGPPSLDNWALFNMTLLAGVDEVGRGPLAGPVVTAAVILSPDDPYLGKYRDSKKVAEKKRLKLYHHIRRHAVAYSVTMASIEEIDELNILHATMLSMRRSVEGLSVAPSRVLVDGNRIPDLTVPAEAIVGGDDSVQEIAAASIIAKVVRDRLMQRLDYLFPGYDLSKHKGYGTKVHMDALREIGPSPVHRKSFAPIARLL from the coding sequence ATGGGCGGGCCGCCATCGCTCGACAACTGGGCTCTTTTCAATATGACTTTGCTGGCGGGAGTCGATGAAGTAGGGCGGGGGCCGTTGGCCGGTCCGGTAGTCACGGCTGCAGTGATTCTGTCGCCGGACGACCCCTATCTGGGCAAGTACCGCGATTCAAAGAAGGTGGCTGAGAAGAAGCGGCTGAAGCTCTATCATCATATCCGCAGGCATGCAGTGGCCTATTCAGTTACTATGGCTTCAATCGAAGAGATCGACGAGCTCAATATCCTGCATGCAACCATGCTCTCAATGCGGCGCTCCGTGGAGGGTCTGTCTGTTGCTCCCTCAAGGGTGCTGGTCGATGGCAACCGGATTCCTGATCTCACCGTGCCTGCCGAAGCGATTGTCGGTGGCGATGATTCGGTTCAGGAGATCGCAGCAGCGTCAATCATTGCCAAGGTGGTTCGCGATCGTTTGATGCAGCGTCTGGATTATCTGTTTCCCGGCTACGACCTTTCAAAACATAAGGGGTACGGTACCAAGGTGCATATGGATGCTCTCAGAGAGATCGGCCCCTCTCCGGTGCACCGTAAATCCTTTGCCCCAATCGCCAGGCTTCTCTGA
- the pheT gene encoding phenylalanine--tRNA ligase subunit beta, translating into MKIPFSWLKKHVELTKSPAEIADDLVRLGHEVEGVEEPRAAVKGVLVGHILCKEPHPDADKLSLLKVDVGQDAPLAIVCGASNMDAGDKVPVATIGTCLPNGLTIKKGAIRGQTSFGMCCSETELGLADESAGLLILPEDAPVGCEVGEYLGFEEAVIDLSITPNRGDCMNARGIARDLAADGDLKLAEIDDVALAPDGAVSAPSISIDNETDCPLYLGRRIEGVTVQDSPSWMQAGLIMAGMRPVNGIVDVLNYVMLFFGQPMHAFDADKLNGSVSIRSAMKDEPFAALDGRSLKLHAGDLVVSDASDVIALAGIMGSEPSGVTETTTNILLESAFFRPARVSETRRSHAMVSEASMRFERGVDPQMVATAMQQATAMITDLFGGKAGELTVCGSSDNINAGKTVHCSVAKLETRLGVEIPESVDDVLRRMDFGIARSGDKLEVQVPQFRHDISIPEDISEEYARVIGFDAIPEVLPALATTAPARKDTSIHEAVAGGFLQVVTYAFISREEQRLFVDNDGADIELENPISDAMSVMRRSPWPGLLNAAKYNLNRQQAGVALAEQGRTYMRTAKGNSERNVLAWLMTGEVESDAWYGSARSATFFDLKGAVESWLAGRGLTGRFIADDSIQGLQAGQSAKILIGRNEAGRIGRVDGDIAEKFDIDAPVFVADIDLDALHAGKQAKFMALPEFPGVERDLVFLMDRKAFVHGSGNDAILQQVRKAGGKLLTDVSIFDLYEGKGVPEGMISVGVRFTLQDPSRTLTQQDSDATSKAIINAMQKMFSAALRG; encoded by the coding sequence ATGAAAATTCCATTTTCTTGGTTGAAGAAACATGTTGAACTTACCAAGTCGCCTGCAGAAATCGCAGATGATCTGGTGCGTCTGGGGCATGAGGTTGAGGGTGTCGAAGAGCCGCGTGCTGCGGTAAAAGGGGTGCTGGTAGGCCATATCCTCTGCAAAGAGCCACATCCCGATGCCGATAAACTGAGCCTGCTGAAGGTTGATGTTGGGCAGGATGCTCCGCTGGCTATCGTTTGCGGCGCTTCAAACATGGATGCTGGTGACAAGGTTCCCGTCGCCACTATCGGCACTTGCCTTCCCAACGGCTTGACCATCAAGAAGGGAGCGATCCGCGGACAAACCAGCTTCGGTATGTGCTGCTCCGAAACCGAACTCGGCCTTGCCGATGAGTCGGCAGGCCTGCTGATTCTTCCCGAAGATGCACCGGTAGGGTGCGAGGTGGGTGAATATCTCGGGTTTGAAGAGGCGGTGATTGATCTCTCCATTACCCCGAATCGAGGCGACTGCATGAATGCGCGCGGAATTGCCCGTGATCTGGCCGCTGATGGCGATCTGAAGCTTGCAGAGATCGATGATGTTGCGCTTGCGCCGGATGGCGCCGTTTCTGCGCCCTCGATCAGCATCGATAACGAGACGGACTGCCCGCTCTATCTTGGCCGCCGTATTGAGGGTGTAACGGTGCAGGACTCTCCGTCCTGGATGCAGGCCGGGTTGATCATGGCAGGCATGCGTCCGGTCAATGGTATCGTCGATGTGCTTAACTATGTCATGCTCTTTTTCGGCCAGCCGATGCACGCTTTTGATGCCGATAAGTTGAACGGCTCTGTCTCTATTCGTTCGGCGATGAAGGATGAGCCCTTTGCTGCACTCGATGGCCGTTCACTGAAGCTTCACGCAGGTGACCTGGTGGTGAGTGATGCATCCGATGTGATTGCGCTTGCCGGTATCATGGGCTCCGAGCCGTCCGGTGTGACCGAAACAACAACAAATATTTTGCTGGAGTCGGCTTTCTTCCGCCCTGCACGTGTAAGTGAAACCCGCCGCTCGCATGCGATGGTTTCCGAGGCTTCCATGCGTTTTGAGCGCGGGGTTGATCCTCAGATGGTGGCCACCGCCATGCAACAGGCGACAGCAATGATAACCGATCTGTTCGGAGGCAAGGCGGGTGAGTTAACTGTGTGTGGCAGTAGTGACAATATCAATGCCGGCAAGACGGTTCACTGCTCTGTAGCCAAACTCGAAACGAGACTCGGGGTGGAAATACCCGAATCGGTAGACGATGTGCTCCGCCGAATGGACTTCGGCATTGCACGCAGCGGTGATAAGCTGGAGGTGCAAGTGCCACAGTTCAGGCACGATATCTCGATCCCGGAGGATATCTCTGAGGAGTACGCGCGCGTAATCGGCTTTGATGCCATTCCTGAGGTTCTTCCTGCACTGGCAACGACAGCACCTGCCAGAAAGGATACCTCGATCCATGAAGCGGTAGCCGGCGGTTTCCTGCAGGTAGTGACCTATGCATTCATCTCTCGCGAAGAGCAACGCCTCTTCGTGGACAATGACGGTGCGGATATTGAGCTTGAGAACCCGATCTCCGATGCGATGAGCGTGATGCGCCGCAGTCCCTGGCCGGGCCTGCTCAATGCAGCGAAATACAACCTGAATCGCCAGCAGGCGGGAGTGGCTCTTGCTGAGCAGGGGCGTACCTATATGCGCACAGCCAAGGGTAACAGTGAGCGCAATGTTCTGGCCTGGCTGATGACAGGTGAGGTGGAGTCCGATGCATGGTACGGCAGTGCCAGGAGTGCCACATTCTTTGATCTTAAGGGGGCAGTGGAGTCCTGGCTTGCAGGTCGAGGACTTACTGGCCGTTTTATCGCTGATGATTCCATTCAGGGGCTTCAGGCAGGCCAGAGTGCGAAGATCCTCATTGGTCGCAACGAAGCTGGCCGTATCGGTCGCGTCGATGGCGATATTGCCGAGAAGTTCGATATCGATGCTCCGGTCTTCGTTGCAGATATCGATCTGGATGCATTGCATGCAGGAAAACAGGCGAAGTTTATGGCGTTACCGGAGTTTCCGGGGGTCGAACGTGATCTGGTATTCCTGATGGATCGCAAGGCGTTCGTCCATGGAAGTGGAAACGATGCCATCCTGCAGCAGGTTAGAAAGGCTGGTGGTAAACTGCTCACTGATGTGAGTATCTTTGACCTCTATGAAGGTAAGGGGGTGCCGGAAGGGATGATCAGTGTAGGTGTCCGTTTTACCCTGCAGGATCCTTCCCGTACACTGACCCAGCAGGACTCCGATGCCACTTCCAAGGCGATTATCAATGCCATGCAGAAAATGTTTAGTGCGGCCCTAAGGGGTTAA
- the pheS gene encoding phenylalanine--tRNA ligase subunit alpha, translated as MSEIESLKSQLEVLQSKALDAFSQAASLNDLQQLRVHYLGKKGELTEVLKGVGKLPPEERPVIGQFVNRTKQALAEALDLAEAELAVKAKSERIEAERIDVTLPGRSSPRGALHPVQKGLDEMTEIFSQMGFQVAEGPEVEDEFHNFDALNIPPEHPARAMHDTFFIKNAGDQPLLLRTHTSPVQIRAMKRFLEEGHEPPLAVVAPGRVYRCDYDVTHSPMFHQVEVFKVDRNVSMAHLKGVLKHFLSTYFGKEVSIRLRPHYFPFTEPSAEVDIGCVFCSGKGCRICKNSGWIEVLGSGMIHPHVLKSVGIDSDEYSGFAFGLGVERLVMLKQGIPDLRLFFENDVRFLRRMGAM; from the coding sequence ATGAGTGAGATTGAATCTCTGAAGAGTCAGCTGGAGGTGCTGCAGTCCAAGGCGCTGGATGCGTTTTCTCAGGCAGCAAGCCTGAATGATCTGCAGCAGCTGCGTGTTCACTATCTTGGCAAGAAGGGCGAGTTGACCGAAGTGCTCAAAGGCGTGGGTAAGCTGCCACCCGAAGAGCGTCCGGTAATTGGTCAGTTTGTGAACAGAACCAAACAGGCATTGGCTGAAGCGCTTGATCTTGCTGAAGCCGAGCTTGCAGTGAAAGCGAAGAGTGAGCGCATTGAAGCTGAGCGTATCGATGTGACACTGCCTGGACGAAGCTCCCCGCGCGGAGCGCTGCACCCTGTACAGAAGGGCCTGGACGAGATGACCGAAATCTTCTCGCAGATGGGCTTTCAGGTTGCCGAGGGGCCAGAGGTCGAGGATGAGTTCCACAACTTCGATGCGCTGAATATCCCGCCGGAGCATCCGGCACGTGCCATGCATGACACCTTTTTCATCAAGAATGCGGGTGACCAGCCGCTGCTGCTGCGCACCCATACTTCGCCGGTGCAGATTCGTGCCATGAAACGTTTTCTGGAAGAGGGGCATGAGCCGCCGCTGGCCGTGGTTGCGCCGGGGCGTGTCTACCGCTGCGATTACGATGTGACTCACTCGCCTATGTTTCATCAGGTTGAAGTATTCAAAGTTGACCGCAATGTCTCCATGGCGCATCTGAAAGGCGTACTTAAACATTTCCTCTCCACCTATTTTGGCAAGGAGGTTTCGATCCGCCTGCGTCCGCACTATTTCCCGTTTACCGAGCCATCCGCTGAGGTGGATATCGGTTGCGTGTTCTGTTCCGGTAAAGGTTGCCGTATCTGCAAGAACAGCGGCTGGATCGAGGTGTTGGGTAGCGGCATGATCCATCCGCATGTTTTGAAGTCGGTCGGTATCGATTCAGACGAGTACTCCGGATTCGCGTTCGGCCTCGGTGTGGAACGGCTGGTGATGCTCAAACAGGGCATTCCGGATCTGAGGCTCTTTTTTGAGAATGATGTTCGATTCCTGCGCAGAATGGGGGCGATGTAA
- the rplT gene encoding 50S ribosomal protein L20 produces MPRVKSGVQAHARHKSVIKAAKGYRGRRKSCFRVATQAVDKARQYAYRDRKVKKRDFRSLWIVRINAAAKANGMNYSTFMHGLNKAGIELDRKVLADIAVRDADGFAKLAETARTQIQ; encoded by the coding sequence ATGCCTCGCGTTAAATCCGGAGTTCAGGCGCACGCCCGCCATAAGAGCGTTATCAAAGCTGCAAAAGGTTACCGTGGTCGTCGCAAGAGCTGCTTCCGCGTAGCAACCCAGGCGGTTGATAAGGCGCGTCAGTACGCCTATCGCGACCGTAAGGTTAAAAAGCGTGATTTCCGCAGCCTGTGGATTGTTCGTATCAATGCGGCTGCTAAAGCCAATGGTATGAACTACTCAACCTTCATGCATGGTCTGAACAAGGCTGGCATCGAGCTGGACCGCAAGGTTCTGGCCGATATCGCGGTTCGCGATGCTGATGGTTTTGCGAAGCTGGCAGAAACAGCTCGCACACAGATTCAGTAA
- the rpmI gene encoding 50S ribosomal protein L35, with product MPKMKSNSGAAKRFSKTGSGKWRRNKAFSSHILTKKSPKRKRNMRGTEMVSAADSKALERLVPGRG from the coding sequence ATGCCTAAGATGAAATCAAACAGTGGTGCAGCGAAGCGCTTCTCCAAAACCGGCAGCGGCAAGTGGAGGCGCAATAAGGCTTTTTCAAGCCATATTCTGACCAAGAAGTCACCGAAGCGTAAACGTAATATGCGCGGTACTGAAATGGTATCAGCTGCAGATTCAAAAGCGCTGGAACGTCTGGTTCCAGGTCGCGGTTAA
- the infC gene encoding translation initiation factor IF-3 gives MPINLNIDAREVRVVDDTTGEQLGVLALAEAVARAEAKGLDLVLMAAKSNPPVCKIMDYGKYKYEQSKKANLAKKRQHVMQVKEVKVGANTDAHDMEVKMKAAKKFLSQGNKVKVSLRFRGREMAHTSRGLDQMKFVAAQVEEFGKPEKMPNMEGRQMIMIIAPIKK, from the coding sequence TTGCCAATCAACCTGAATATCGACGCCCGCGAGGTTCGAGTGGTTGACGATACAACAGGTGAGCAGCTGGGAGTGCTTGCACTGGCTGAAGCAGTAGCAAGAGCAGAAGCAAAGGGTCTCGACCTTGTGCTGATGGCAGCAAAAAGTAATCCGCCGGTCTGCAAGATCATGGATTACGGCAAGTACAAATACGAGCAGAGCAAGAAAGCCAACCTTGCAAAAAAACGTCAGCATGTGATGCAGGTAAAAGAGGTGAAGGTGGGTGCCAACACCGACGCGCATGACATGGAAGTGAAGATGAAGGCAGCGAAGAAATTCCTGTCTCAGGGTAACAAAGTGAAGGTTTCACTGCGTTTTCGGGGTCGTGAGATGGCTCACACCAGTCGCGGTCTGGACCAGATGAAGTTTGTGGCAGCACAGGTTGAAGAGTTTGGTAAACCTGAAAAGATGCCGAATATGGAAGGGCGACAGATGATCATGATCATCGCGCCGATTAAGAAATAA
- the thrS gene encoding threonine--tRNA ligase, with the protein MNINLPDGSSRTLNEGATAYDLAADIGAGLARATIAATVNGNQVDVSHVLRDGDAVSLITERSDEGLEIIRHSTSHLMAMAVQELFPKSQVTIGPVIEDGFYYDFAFDRAFTPDDLSKIEDKMREISNRKLDISREEWDRDEAIAHFESLGEIYKAKLIGRIPAGETVSLYKQGEWSDLCRGPHVPNTSILKHFKLMKVAGAYWEGNSDNEQLQRIYGTAWGSKGDLKAYLTRLEEAEKRDHRKLAKALNLFHLQEEAPGMVFWHPKGWSVWQTVENEIRQVMRDNGYLEIKTPQVVDRKLWEKSGHWDKFRDDMFTTSTDNREYAIKPMNCPCHIQVFNQNLHSYRDLPLRLAEFGSCHRNEPSGTLHGLMRLRNFVQDDAHIFCTEGQIQSEVCNFIDLTYEVYKRFGFEDVIIFLSDRPEKRVGTDEQWDKAESSLHQALQSKGIEYGLNPGEGAFYGPKIEFSLKDCLGRVWQCGTIQVDFSMPGRLDAEYVAEDSSRQTPVMLHRAILGSMERFIGILIEHHEGKFPFWLAPVQAVVCNITDSQAEYVSELTQKLLNAGFRVDMDLRNEKVGYKVRAHTLERVPFILVAGDRERDEGTVSVRDRSGQNLGTFSVDDWIAKMHEMQADHA; encoded by the coding sequence ATGAACATTAATCTGCCTGACGGCTCATCACGCACCCTGAATGAGGGCGCAACCGCCTATGATCTTGCCGCCGATATCGGAGCGGGGCTGGCACGTGCAACGATTGCCGCTACGGTGAACGGAAATCAGGTGGATGTTTCCCATGTATTGCGTGATGGCGATGCCGTGTCCCTTATTACCGAGAGGTCTGACGAAGGGCTTGAGATTATCCGCCACTCCACTTCTCACCTGATGGCGATGGCGGTGCAGGAGCTTTTCCCGAAATCACAGGTAACCATCGGCCCTGTGATCGAGGATGGCTTCTACTACGACTTCGCATTCGACCGCGCTTTCACCCCTGACGATCTGAGCAAGATCGAGGATAAGATGCGTGAGATTTCCAATCGCAAGCTCGATATCAGCCGGGAAGAGTGGGACCGCGATGAGGCGATTGCACATTTCGAATCCCTTGGCGAGATATACAAGGCGAAGCTGATTGGTCGAATCCCTGCCGGTGAGACCGTGAGTCTCTATAAGCAGGGTGAATGGTCCGATCTCTGCCGTGGCCCGCATGTGCCGAATACCTCCATTCTCAAGCATTTCAAACTGATGAAGGTGGCTGGTGCTTACTGGGAAGGCAACTCCGACAATGAACAGCTGCAGCGTATCTACGGTACCGCTTGGGGATCCAAGGGGGATCTTAAGGCCTACCTGACCCGCCTTGAAGAGGCAGAGAAGCGCGACCACCGTAAGCTTGCCAAGGCGCTGAATCTGTTCCACCTGCAGGAGGAGGCGCCGGGCATGGTGTTCTGGCATCCGAAGGGGTGGAGCGTCTGGCAGACGGTGGAGAACGAGATCCGGCAGGTGATGCGCGATAACGGTTATCTGGAGATCAAGACGCCGCAGGTGGTCGATCGCAAGCTGTGGGAGAAGTCCGGTCACTGGGACAAGTTCCGCGACGATATGTTCACCACCAGTACCGATAACCGTGAATACGCCATCAAGCCGATGAACTGTCCGTGCCATATTCAGGTATTCAACCAGAATCTGCACTCATACCGTGATCTGCCGCTCAGGCTGGCCGAGTTCGGCTCCTGCCACCGTAACGAGCCATCAGGAACACTGCATGGCCTGATGCGTCTGCGTAACTTTGTGCAGGATGATGCCCATATCTTCTGTACCGAAGGGCAGATTCAGAGTGAGGTCTGCAATTTCATCGATCTTACCTATGAGGTTTATAAACGCTTCGGTTTTGAAGACGTCATCATCTTCCTCTCCGATCGCCCTGAAAAGCGCGTTGGCACCGATGAGCAGTGGGACAAGGCGGAGTCATCTCTGCATCAGGCGCTGCAGTCGAAGGGGATCGAGTACGGCCTTAATCCGGGTGAAGGCGCTTTCTACGGCCCGAAGATCGAGTTCTCACTGAAGGACTGTCTGGGCCGTGTCTGGCAGTGCGGCACAATCCAGGTCGATTTCTCAATGCCGGGCAGGCTCGATGCGGAATACGTGGCTGAGGATTCTTCACGCCAGACGCCCGTGATGTTGCATCGCGCGATTCTCGGATCGATGGAGCGCTTTATCGGTATCCTGATTGAGCATCACGAGGGTAAATTCCCGTTCTGGCTGGCACCGGTTCAGGCTGTGGTCTGCAATATCACCGATTCGCAGGCCGAATATGTCTCTGAATTGACGCAAAAGTTGCTGAATGCGGGATTTCGTGTAGATATGGACTTGCGAAACGAAAAGGTCGGCTATAAAGTGCGCGCCCACACTTTGGAGCGGGTGCCGTTCATTCTTGTTGCCGGCGATCGGGAACGCGATGAAGGAACCGTGAGTGTACGTGACCGCAGCGGTCAGAATCTCGGTACTTTCAGTGTCGATGATTGGATCGCGAAGATGCACGAGATGCAGGCTGATCACGCATAG